A single Nicotiana tabacum cultivar K326 chromosome 5, ASM71507v2, whole genome shotgun sequence DNA region contains:
- the LOC142180837 gene encoding uncharacterized protein LOC142180837 — MDCDLHEMLNMLIDYENQLTSEKKKGTVMLVGNSSKKKSKGKSKPKKKPTAPKGGVTKPKGKESKADQSDIVCFHCKKIGHWKRNCQEYLATLKDKKQGVPNK; from the coding sequence ATGGATTGTGATCTTCACGAGATGCTTAACATGCTGATTGATTATGAGAATCAACTTACAtctgagaagaagaaaggaacTGTCATGTTGGTTGGAAACTCTTCTAAGAAGAAGAGTAAGGGTAAAAGTAAACCCAAGAAAAAGCCTACTGCGCCCAAGGGTGGTGTGACCAAACCCAAAGGCAAAGAAAGCAAAGCTGACCAATCTGATATTGTATGTTTCCATTGTAAGAAAATAGgacattggaagagaaactgccAGGAGTATCTTGCAACTTTAAAGGATAAGAAACAAG